In one Brevibacterium sp. CBA3109 genomic region, the following are encoded:
- a CDS encoding LysR family transcriptional regulator — protein MIDQRLQVLRVLAEVGTLTEAAHRLDYTPSAVSHQLRSLSKDLGLTILEQRGRGLILTPVGQLLLERTQELFTRWEEIRGELAEAETGSPLRQRRLRLCGFSTAAAALLPPTAERVNELFPDSRVTIIEAEPEECFELLVTEQADIAVVVATDPLPPRSDIRFEQNALVSDRLDLLVRSDHRLATRSAVSLSEAAEESWILDRPGSPYYRLVRTACAAAGFFPENAHQSREWETGAALVSAGLGVALIPRLAKLPEGYDVARVPLRGDPVPSRTILTGVRSGSAGQPIITAALQILHEVAASVAQRDV, from the coding sequence ATGATTGATCAGCGTCTCCAGGTGCTTCGAGTCCTCGCCGAGGTCGGGACTCTCACCGAGGCTGCGCACCGCCTCGACTACACCCCTTCGGCCGTGTCCCATCAATTGCGGTCCCTGTCCAAAGACCTCGGTCTGACCATCCTTGAACAGCGCGGCAGAGGCCTCATCCTCACTCCTGTGGGCCAGCTCCTGCTCGAGCGGACGCAGGAGCTCTTCACTCGCTGGGAGGAGATTCGCGGCGAACTCGCCGAGGCGGAAACGGGCAGTCCTCTACGGCAGAGGCGACTGCGCCTGTGCGGATTCTCGACGGCTGCGGCGGCGTTGCTGCCACCGACCGCGGAGAGGGTGAACGAACTGTTCCCCGATTCGCGGGTCACAATCATCGAGGCCGAGCCGGAGGAGTGTTTCGAACTCCTCGTCACCGAACAGGCCGATATCGCCGTCGTCGTGGCCACAGACCCACTTCCGCCGCGCAGCGACATCCGATTCGAGCAGAATGCTCTGGTCAGCGACCGACTCGACCTCCTCGTCCGCAGCGATCACCGCTTAGCGACCCGCTCCGCGGTGTCGCTGAGTGAAGCTGCTGAGGAGAGCTGGATCCTCGACCGCCCGGGTTCGCCCTACTACCGGCTCGTGCGAACGGCGTGCGCGGCGGCCGGATTCTTCCCCGAGAACGCCCATCAGTCGCGGGAGTGGGAGACCGGGGCAGCCCTGGTCTCCGCCGGATTGGGCGTGGCACTCATCCCCCGTCTGGCCAAACTGCCCGAGGGCTACGATGTGGCCCGCGTCCCGTTGCGCGGCGATCCGGTCCCTTCCCGGACGATCCTCACCGGGGTGCGCAGCGGATCTGCAGGCCAGCCGATCATCACCGCCGCACTCCAGATCCTCCACGAGGTCGCAGCCTCGGTGGCTCAGCGCGATGTGTGA
- a CDS encoding ornithine cyclodeaminase family protein gives MDEVKNLDADAVFAALSPAEAVAALRAALASEFDPADDIPRTITDISAGNMIFMPSEIGDWVGVKLAGVSVGNPERGLPRIMAQYLMYDSATLELRTVIDGAALTTLRTPAVSVAAIEPALNRFTQPVNVVVFGAGPQGLGHADTIADVLDVEIADVTFVVRFPDQVTADVHDRGRVLEAQTAEVEAALSAADIIVTATTASEPLFSADLVRPGAVVMACGSHDPHSRELPAELFTSATVVVEDLSTVLREGGDVVLAISDGTLDADSLVTMKQFSNGEISADADQTVIFKGSGMSWEDLAVATKLVGKA, from the coding sequence ATGGACGAAGTGAAGAACCTCGATGCTGATGCTGTCTTCGCCGCACTCTCCCCCGCCGAGGCGGTCGCCGCCCTGCGTGCAGCGCTGGCAAGCGAATTCGATCCCGCCGACGACATCCCCCGCACGATCACCGACATCTCGGCCGGGAACATGATCTTCATGCCCTCGGAGATCGGTGATTGGGTCGGGGTCAAGCTCGCCGGCGTCTCCGTCGGCAACCCCGAACGCGGCCTGCCCCGGATCATGGCCCAGTACCTCATGTACGACAGCGCGACCCTCGAGCTGCGCACCGTCATCGATGGTGCCGCGCTGACGACTCTGCGCACCCCTGCGGTCTCTGTCGCCGCGATCGAACCTGCACTGAACAGGTTCACTCAGCCGGTGAATGTCGTGGTCTTCGGTGCCGGCCCGCAGGGCCTGGGGCATGCGGACACGATCGCCGATGTCCTCGACGTTGAGATCGCCGATGTCACCTTCGTCGTCCGCTTCCCCGATCAGGTCACCGCCGATGTCCATGACCGTGGCAGGGTGCTCGAAGCACAGACCGCCGAGGTGGAGGCAGCACTTAGCGCCGCCGACATCATCGTCACAGCCACCACCGCGAGCGAACCCCTGTTCTCAGCAGACCTCGTCAGGCCCGGTGCCGTCGTCATGGCGTGCGGCTCCCACGATCCCCACTCACGTGAGCTGCCAGCCGAGCTCTTCACCTCGGCGACGGTCGTGGTCGAAGACCTCAGCACTGTGCTGAGGGAAGGCGGTGACGTCGTCCTCGCGATCTCCGACGGGACCCTGGACGCGGATTCGCTCGTGACGATGAAGCAATTCAGCAATGGTGAGATCAGCGCCGATGCGGACCAGACGGTCATCTTCAAGGGCTCAGGCATGTCATGGGAGGACCTGGCCGTGGCCACGAAGTTGGTCGGCAAAGCATGA